A DNA window from Citrobacter tructae contains the following coding sequences:
- the nirC gene encoding nitrite transporter NirC — MFTDTINKCAANAARIARLSANNPLGFWVSSAMAGAYVGLGIILIFTLGNLLDPSVRPLVMGATFGIALTLVIIAGSELFTGHTMFLTLGVKAGTISHGQMWAILPQTWLGNLVGSVFVALLYSWGGGSLLPIDTSIVHTVALAKTTAPASVLFFKGALCNWLVCLAIWMAIRTEGAAKFLAIWWCLLAFIASGYEHSVANMTLFALSWFGHHSDAYTLTGIGRNLLWVTLGNTLSGVVFMGLGYWYATPKSERPAPQKINQPEAATNN; from the coding sequence ATGTTCACAGACACTATTAATAAGTGTGCGGCTAACGCTGCGCGCATCGCACGCCTGTCGGCTAATAACCCGCTCGGGTTCTGGGTCAGCTCCGCTATGGCAGGGGCCTATGTTGGCCTTGGCATCATCCTTATTTTCACGCTCGGTAATCTGCTTGACCCGTCCGTGCGTCCGCTGGTGATGGGTGCAACCTTTGGTATTGCATTGACGCTGGTAATTATTGCCGGATCGGAACTGTTCACTGGGCACACCATGTTCCTGACGCTCGGTGTGAAAGCGGGCACCATCAGCCATGGTCAGATGTGGGCAATTTTGCCGCAAACCTGGCTGGGAAATCTGGTTGGTTCCGTGTTCGTCGCCCTGCTGTACAGCTGGGGTGGCGGTAGCTTGTTACCGATCGATACCAGTATTGTACATACGGTTGCACTGGCGAAAACCACTGCACCTGCCAGCGTACTTTTCTTTAAAGGCGCGCTGTGTAACTGGCTGGTTTGCCTGGCAATCTGGATGGCAATTCGTACCGAAGGTGCCGCGAAATTTCTCGCTATCTGGTGGTGCCTGCTGGCGTTTATCGCTTCCGGTTATGAGCACTCCGTTGCCAATATGACGCTGTTTGCCCTTTCCTGGTTCGGCCATCACAGCGATGCCTATACCCTGACCGGAATCGGTCGCAATCTGTTGTGGGTAACACTCGGTAATACTTTGTCCGGTGTCGTATTCATGGGGTTGGGTTATTGGTATGCTACGCCAAAATCGGAGCGCCCAGCTCCGCAAAAAATCAACCAGCCTGAGGCTGCTACCAATAATTAA
- the nirB gene encoding NADPH-nitrite reductase large subunit — protein sequence MSKVRLAIIGNGMVGHRFIEDLLDKSEADKFDITVFCEEPRKAYDRVHLSSYFSHHTAEELSLVREGFYEKHGVKVLVGERAITINRQEKVIHSSAGRTVYYDKLIMATGSYPWIPPIKGSETQDCFVYRTIEDLNAIESCARRSKRGAVVGGGLLGLEAAGALKSLGVETHVIEFAPMLMAEQLDHMGGEQLRRKIESMGVRVHTSKNTKEIVQQGNEARKTMRFADGSELEVDFIVFSTGIRPRDKLATQCGLDVAQRGGIVINDACQTSDPDIYAIGECASWNDRVYGLVAPGYKMAQVAVDHILGSENAFEGADLSAKLKLLGVDVGGIGDAHARTPGARSYVYLDESKEVYKRLIVSEDNKTLLGAVLVGDTSDFGNLLQLVLNAIELPENPDSLILPAHAGSGKPSIGVDKLPDSAQICSCFDVTKGMLVAAINKGCHTVAALKAETKAGTGCGGCIPLVTQVLNAELAKQGIEVNNNLCDHFPYSRQELFHLIRVEGIKTFEELLAKHGKGYGCEVCKPTVGSLLASCWNEYILKPQHTPLQDTNDNFLANIQKDGTYSVIPRSAGGEITPEGLVAVGRIAREFNLYTKITGSQRIGLFGAQKDDLPEIWRQLIEAGFETGHAYAKALRMAKTCVGSTWCRYGVGDSVGFGVELENRYKGIRTPHKMKFGVSGCTRECAEAQGKDVGIIATEKGWNLYVCGNGGMKPRHADLLAADLDRETLMKYLDRFMMFYIRTADKLTRTAPWLDNLEGGIEYLKSVIIDDKLGLNEHLEEEMARLREAVVCEWTETVNTPSAQVRFKHFINSEQRDPNVQVVPEREQHRPATPYERIPVTLVEENA from the coding sequence ATGAGCAAAGTCAGACTCGCTATTATCGGTAATGGTATGGTCGGCCATCGCTTTATTGAGGATCTTCTTGATAAATCCGAGGCAGACAAGTTTGATATTACCGTCTTCTGTGAAGAACCCCGCAAAGCATACGACCGCGTACACCTGTCTTCTTACTTCTCTCACCACACCGCTGAAGAGCTGTCGCTGGTGCGTGAAGGCTTCTACGAGAAGCACGGCGTTAAGGTATTAGTCGGCGAACGCGCGATTACCATCAACCGCCAGGAGAAGGTGATCCACTCCAGCGCTGGTCGTACGGTCTATTACGATAAGCTGATCATGGCAACCGGTTCCTACCCGTGGATCCCGCCGATTAAAGGTTCGGAAACCCAGGACTGTTTCGTTTACCGTACCATTGAAGACCTCAACGCCATTGAGTCTTGCGCTCGTCGCAGTAAGCGCGGCGCGGTTGTCGGTGGTGGCCTGCTGGGTCTGGAAGCCGCAGGTGCCCTGAAAAGCTTAGGCGTTGAAACCCACGTGATTGAATTCGCTCCAATGCTGATGGCTGAACAGCTGGACCATATGGGTGGCGAGCAGTTACGTCGCAAAATTGAAAGCATGGGTGTGCGTGTGCACACCAGCAAAAACACCAAAGAGATCGTCCAGCAAGGCAACGAAGCGCGTAAAACCATGCGCTTTGCCGACGGCAGCGAACTGGAAGTGGACTTCATTGTCTTCTCCACCGGTATTCGCCCGCGCGATAAACTGGCAACCCAGTGCGGCCTTGATGTGGCGCAGCGCGGCGGTATCGTGATTAACGACGCCTGCCAGACCTCTGACCCGGATATCTACGCCATCGGCGAATGCGCCAGCTGGAATGACCGCGTGTATGGCCTGGTTGCGCCGGGATACAAAATGGCGCAGGTCGCTGTTGACCATATTCTCGGTAGCGAAAATGCCTTCGAAGGCGCGGATCTGAGCGCCAAGCTGAAGCTGCTGGGTGTGGATGTTGGCGGTATCGGCGACGCACATGCGCGTACGCCGGGTGCCCGTAGCTACGTTTACCTCGACGAAAGCAAAGAAGTCTACAAACGCCTGATTGTCAGCGAAGATAACAAAACGCTGTTAGGCGCGGTTCTGGTGGGTGACACCAGCGATTTCGGCAACTTGCTACAGCTGGTACTGAACGCCATCGAACTGCCGGAAAATCCGGATTCACTGATCCTGCCAGCGCACGCGGGCAGCGGTAAACCGTCCATCGGTGTGGATAAACTGCCGGACAGCGCGCAAATTTGTTCCTGCTTCGACGTCACCAAAGGCATGCTGGTCGCTGCTATCAACAAAGGCTGCCACACCGTTGCGGCCCTGAAAGCCGAAACCAAAGCCGGTACCGGCTGCGGCGGTTGTATCCCGCTAGTCACTCAGGTTTTGAACGCGGAACTGGCGAAACAGGGCATCGAAGTTAACAACAACCTGTGCGATCACTTCCCGTACTCGCGTCAGGAACTGTTCCATCTCATCCGCGTGGAAGGCATTAAAACCTTCGAAGAGCTGCTGGCAAAACACGGTAAAGGTTACGGCTGTGAAGTATGTAAACCGACCGTCGGTTCCCTGCTGGCCTCCTGCTGGAATGAATACATCCTCAAGCCGCAGCACACGCCGTTACAGGATACCAACGACAACTTCCTGGCGAACATCCAGAAAGACGGTACTTACTCCGTCATTCCACGTTCTGCTGGTGGTGAAATCACCCCGGAAGGTCTGGTTGCCGTGGGCCGTATCGCCCGTGAATTCAACCTGTATACCAAGATTACCGGCTCTCAGCGTATTGGCCTGTTCGGCGCGCAAAAAGATGACCTGCCGGAAATCTGGCGTCAGCTGATTGAAGCGGGCTTCGAAACCGGTCATGCGTATGCGAAAGCACTGCGTATGGCAAAAACCTGCGTAGGCAGCACCTGGTGCCGTTATGGCGTCGGCGACAGCGTAGGCTTCGGCGTAGAGTTGGAAAACCGCTACAAGGGCATTCGTACGCCGCACAAAATGAAGTTTGGTGTCTCTGGTTGTACCCGAGAGTGCGCTGAAGCCCAGGGTAAAGACGTGGGTATCATCGCCACTGAAAAAGGCTGGAACCTATACGTTTGCGGTAACGGCGGGATGAAACCACGCCACGCCGATCTGCTGGCGGCGGATCTCGACCGTGAAACACTGATGAAATACCTTGACCGCTTTATGATGTTCTACATCCGTACTGCGGACAAACTGACCCGTACCGCACCGTGGTTAGATAACCTGGAAGGCGGTATCGAGTACCTGAAGTCCGTCATCATTGACGACAAATTGGGCCTGAACGAACATCTGGAAGAAGAGATGGCGCGTCTGCGTGAAGCAGTGGTCTGCGAGTGGACGGAAACCGTCAACACCCCGTCTGCACAGGTTCGCTTCAAGCACTTTATCAATAGCGAACAACGCGACCCGAATGTCCAGGTTGTGCCTGAACGTGAACAACATCGCCCGGCTACGCCGTATGAGCGTATCCCGGTCACTCTGGTGGAGGAAAACGCATGA
- a CDS encoding aminotransferase class V-fold PLP-dependent enzyme, producing the protein MKTFPLQSLTLTEAQQKQFALVDTLCRHFPGADFLAGGDLGLVPGLNQPRVTQRVEKVLADVFHAEAAVLVQGAGTGAIRAGLAALLKPGQRLLVHDAPVYPTTQVLIEQMGIVLVRADFNDLSAIRRAITVHRPDAALVQHTRQQPQDSYILAEVLAEITRCDVPTLTDDNYAVMKVEHIGCECGATLSTFSCFKLFGPEGVGVVVGKAETIARIRATLYSGGSQIQGSLALEALRGLVFAPVMHAVQAGVSERLLSLLDSGAIPEVKKVVIANAQSKVLIVEFHQPIAASVLEEAHKRGALPYPVGAESKYEIPPLFYRLSGTFREANPLLGDYAIRINPNRSGEETVLRILRESVRQSTSDRE; encoded by the coding sequence ATGAAGACGTTCCCCTTGCAAAGCCTGACGCTTACAGAAGCGCAGCAGAAGCAGTTTGCGCTGGTGGATACGCTCTGTCGTCACTTCCCAGGTGCTGATTTTCTGGCTGGCGGCGATTTGGGACTGGTACCGGGGCTGAACCAGCCCCGGGTAACGCAGCGCGTGGAAAAAGTGTTGGCAGATGTCTTTCATGCCGAGGCGGCGGTTCTGGTTCAGGGCGCGGGTACCGGGGCTATTCGCGCTGGACTGGCGGCATTGCTTAAACCTGGTCAGAGGTTGTTGGTTCACGATGCGCCTGTTTATCCCACCACGCAGGTACTTATCGAGCAGATGGGGATCGTGCTGGTCAGGGCTGATTTCAACGATCTTTCGGCGATTAGGCGGGCTATCACAGTGCACCGCCCCGATGCTGCGCTGGTGCAACATACGCGCCAACAACCACAGGACAGCTATATTTTAGCCGAGGTGCTGGCGGAAATTACACGGTGTGACGTGCCGACGTTAACCGATGATAACTACGCGGTGATGAAAGTTGAGCATATTGGCTGTGAATGTGGGGCGACGCTGTCTACCTTTTCCTGTTTTAAACTCTTTGGCCCGGAAGGGGTTGGGGTAGTTGTTGGTAAGGCGGAAACTATCGCCAGAATTCGTGCGACCCTCTATTCCGGCGGCAGTCAGATTCAGGGTTCACTGGCGCTGGAGGCACTCCGCGGTCTGGTTTTCGCTCCGGTGATGCATGCGGTGCAGGCTGGCGTTTCTGAGCGCCTGCTGAGTCTGCTTGATAGCGGAGCGATACCCGAGGTGAAAAAAGTGGTTATCGCCAATGCCCAGTCGAAGGTGCTGATCGTTGAGTTTCACCAGCCAATTGCCGCCAGTGTGCTGGAAGAGGCACATAAGCGCGGCGCGCTACCGTATCCGGTAGGGGCGGAGTCGAAATATGAAATCCCGCCGCTGTTTTATCGTCTCTCCGGGACCTTCCGTGAAGCGAATCCGTTACTAGGTGATTACGCGATTCGTATTAATCCAAACCGTAGCGGAGAAGAAACCGTGCTGCGTATTTTGCGAGAAAGCGTAAGACAAAGTACGAGTGATAGAGAATGA
- a CDS encoding phosphotriesterase-related protein: MSIDTTGYTYAHEHLHIDLSGFKGNLDCRLDQYDLICQEMKDLRVLGVSNIIEMTNRYMGRNPQFMLDLMRDTGINVVACTGYYQDAFFPEHVATRSVEQLAQEMVDEILIGIDGTELKAGIIAEIGSSEGVITSLEEKVFIAAARAHNETGRPISTHTSFSTMGLEQLALLKTQGVSLARVVVGHCDLKDNLDNILRMIDLGAYVQFDTIGKNSYYPDEKRIGMLHALRDRGLLNRVMLSMDITRRSHLKGNGGNGYDYLLTTFIPQLRQSGFDQADVDTMLRDNPSQFFQ; the protein is encoded by the coding sequence ATGAGCATTGATACGACGGGCTACACCTATGCCCACGAGCATCTGCATATCGATCTCTCTGGTTTTAAGGGGAATCTCGACTGCCGGTTAGATCAGTACGATCTCATCTGTCAGGAGATGAAGGATCTGCGGGTGTTAGGCGTCAGCAACATTATTGAGATGACCAACCGCTACATGGGACGTAACCCGCAATTTATGCTCGATCTGATGCGCGATACGGGGATCAATGTGGTGGCTTGCACCGGCTATTACCAGGATGCGTTTTTCCCCGAGCATGTGGCGACCCGAAGTGTGGAACAGCTCGCGCAGGAGATGGTTGATGAGATCCTCATTGGCATTGATGGTACGGAACTCAAGGCTGGGATCATCGCGGAGATAGGCTCCAGCGAAGGGGTGATCACCTCGCTTGAGGAGAAGGTGTTCATCGCTGCCGCACGTGCGCACAACGAAACCGGGCGTCCCATCTCGACGCATACGTCTTTCAGCACTATGGGGCTGGAGCAACTGGCGCTGCTGAAAACTCAGGGAGTTTCCCTCGCGCGCGTGGTTGTCGGCCACTGCGATTTAAAAGATAACCTCGACAACATTCTGCGCATGATCGATCTCGGTGCGTATGTACAGTTCGACACCATTGGCAAAAACAGCTACTACCCCGACGAGAAACGCATTGGCATGCTGCATGCGCTACGCGATCGCGGGCTGCTTAACCGCGTGATGCTCTCAATGGATATTACCCGTCGCTCCCATTTAAAAGGCAATGGCGGCAACGGCTATGACTACCTGTTAACGACTTTTATCCCACAGTTGCGCCAGTCAGGATTCGACCAGGCCGATGTGGACACGATGTTACGTGATAACCCCTCACAATTTTTCCAATAA
- a CDS encoding YhfL family protein, whose amino-acid sequence MFKFAKITIIAGILATLTACTGHIENTKNNCSYDYLFHPAISISKIIGGCGPAANQ is encoded by the coding sequence ATGTTTAAATTTGCAAAAATCACCATTATTGCAGGGATTCTGGCAACGCTGACTGCATGTACTGGTCATATCGAAAACACAAAAAACAACTGTAGCTACGATTATTTATTCCATCCAGCAATTTCAATTTCTAAAATTATTGGTGGCTGCGGTCCAGCGGCAAATCAATAA
- a CDS encoding phosphopentomutase, giving the protein MARFVVLVIDSFGVGAMKDVTLVRPQDAGANTCGHILAEVPYLHLPALEKLGLINALGYTPGVMKPSASAVWGVAELQHEGGDTFMGHQEILGTRPQAPLRMPFSQVIDSVELALKTAGWQVERCGGDLAFLWVNEAVAVGDNLEADLGQVYNITANLTAIPFDEVLEIGRVVREQVQVGRVIAFGGLLNDSQRILDAAETKEGRFIGINAPRSGAYESGFQVRHMGYGVDEQVQAPQKLHEVGVPTVLVGKVADIVSNPHGRSWQNLVDSQQIMDITLDEFQTESTVFICTNIQETDLAGHAEDVARYAERLQLVDLNLSRLLAAMDPHDCLVVMADHGNDPTIGHSHHTREVVPVLVYQQGLEPGQLGVRATLSDVGATVCEFFGAPPPQNGTSFLSALRLTGDVL; this is encoded by the coding sequence ATGGCCCGATTCGTGGTGTTGGTGATCGATAGCTTTGGTGTCGGTGCAATGAAAGACGTAACGCTGGTCAGACCCCAGGATGCCGGGGCGAACACGTGTGGACATATTCTTGCTGAAGTACCGTATTTACACCTCCCGGCCCTCGAAAAACTGGGATTGATTAATGCGTTGGGCTATACGCCAGGCGTGATGAAACCTTCGGCATCGGCAGTCTGGGGCGTTGCGGAGTTGCAGCATGAAGGTGGCGATACTTTTATGGGGCATCAGGAAATTTTAGGTACACGGCCACAAGCGCCGCTGCGGATGCCGTTTAGTCAGGTTATCGACAGTGTTGAACTGGCGCTGAAAACTGCAGGCTGGCAGGTAGAACGATGTGGCGGCGATCTTGCGTTTCTATGGGTCAACGAGGCTGTAGCTGTGGGGGATAATCTCGAAGCGGATTTAGGTCAGGTCTACAACATTACCGCCAATCTTACCGCTATCCCATTTGATGAGGTGCTGGAAATAGGTCGCGTAGTACGTGAGCAGGTACAGGTCGGGCGGGTGATCGCATTTGGCGGTTTGCTTAATGACAGCCAGCGCATTCTGGACGCCGCCGAGACCAAAGAAGGCCGTTTTATCGGCATTAACGCTCCACGTTCCGGCGCGTATGAAAGTGGCTTTCAGGTCAGGCATATGGGTTACGGCGTAGATGAACAGGTACAGGCTCCACAAAAGTTGCATGAGGTCGGGGTGCCAACAGTTTTGGTTGGCAAAGTAGCGGATATCGTCAGTAACCCTCACGGACGTAGCTGGCAAAACCTGGTGGACAGCCAGCAGATTATGGATATCACCCTGGATGAGTTTCAGACTGAATCTACGGTTTTCATCTGCACCAACATCCAGGAAACCGATCTCGCCGGACATGCCGAAGATGTCGCACGTTATGCCGAACGTTTGCAACTTGTTGACCTTAACCTTTCGCGTCTTCTGGCTGCTATGGATCCACATGATTGTCTGGTGGTCATGGCCGATCACGGCAACGATCCCACCATTGGACATAGCCATCATACCCGTGAAGTTGTGCCGGTGCTGGTGTACCAGCAGGGGCTGGAGCCAGGCCAGTTAGGTGTCCGTGCCACGCTGTCGGATGTTGGTGCGACGGTATGCGAGTTTTTCGGTGCTCCTCCACCACAAAACGGCACCTCTTTTCTTTCTGCGTTACGACTCACAGGAGATGTTTTATGA
- the cysG gene encoding siroheme synthase CysG → MDHLPIFCQLRDRDCLIVGGGDVAERKARLLLEAGARLTVNALAFIPQFTVWANEGMLTLVEGPFDEALLDTCWLAIAATDDDVVNQSVSTAAESRRIFCNVVDAPKAASFIMPSIIDRSPLMVAVSSGGTSPVLARLLRERLESMLPQHLGQVAQYAGQLRSRVKKQFASMGERRRFWEKLFVNDRLAQSLANNDRQAVEETTEQMLSEPLDHRGEVVLVGAGPGDAGLLTLKGLQQIQQADVVVYDRLVSDDIMNLVRRDADRIFVGKRAGYHCVPQEEINQILLNEAQQGKRVVRLKGGDPFIFGRGGEELETLCHAGIPFSVVPGITAASGCSAYSGIPLTHRDYAQSVRLVTGHLKTGGELDWENLAAEKQTLVFYMGLNQAATIQQKLIEFGMPADMPVALVENGTSVKQRVVNGVLTQLGELAQQVESPALIIVGRVVGLRDKLNWFSNH, encoded by the coding sequence GTGGATCATTTGCCTATATTTTGTCAACTACGTGACCGCGACTGCCTGATCGTCGGCGGTGGTGATGTCGCAGAACGCAAAGCGCGGTTACTGCTGGAAGCGGGCGCCCGTTTAACGGTTAATGCGCTGGCGTTTATTCCGCAGTTCACCGTATGGGCAAATGAAGGCATGCTGACGCTGGTTGAAGGGCCGTTTGATGAAGCTCTGCTCGACACCTGCTGGCTGGCTATTGCCGCCACCGATGACGATGTCGTCAACCAAAGCGTCAGTACCGCCGCTGAGTCACGCCGTATCTTCTGTAACGTGGTCGATGCACCAAAAGCGGCCAGTTTCATCATGCCTTCCATTATTGACCGTTCGCCGCTGATGGTGGCGGTCTCCTCTGGCGGTACTTCGCCTGTTCTGGCTCGTCTGCTACGTGAAAGACTCGAATCCATGCTGCCTCAGCATCTGGGTCAGGTCGCGCAGTATGCAGGCCAGTTACGTTCCCGGGTGAAAAAGCAGTTCGCCAGCATGGGTGAGCGTCGCCGCTTCTGGGAGAAACTGTTCGTTAACGATCGTCTGGCGCAGTCTCTGGCAAATAACGATCGGCAAGCAGTAGAAGAAACCACTGAGCAGATGCTCAGCGAACCGCTGGATCATCGTGGCGAAGTGGTACTGGTTGGCGCCGGTCCAGGTGATGCCGGACTGCTGACGCTGAAAGGGCTACAACAGATCCAGCAGGCCGATGTCGTGGTGTATGACCGTCTGGTTTCTGACGACATCATGAATCTTGTGCGCCGCGATGCAGACCGTATTTTCGTGGGTAAGCGCGCGGGTTATCACTGCGTACCGCAAGAGGAGATCAACCAGATCCTGCTGAACGAAGCGCAACAGGGTAAACGCGTGGTGCGCCTGAAAGGCGGCGACCCGTTCATCTTTGGACGCGGGGGTGAAGAGCTGGAAACCCTGTGCCATGCAGGTATCCCGTTCTCTGTGGTGCCAGGCATTACTGCAGCTTCCGGCTGTTCTGCTTATTCAGGTATTCCATTGACCCATCGTGATTACGCCCAGAGCGTACGCCTGGTGACTGGGCACCTGAAAACCGGCGGAGAACTGGACTGGGAAAACCTGGCGGCTGAAAAACAGACACTGGTGTTCTATATGGGGCTGAATCAGGCGGCCACCATCCAGCAAAAGCTGATCGAGTTTGGCATGCCAGCAGACATGCCGGTTGCGCTGGTAGAAAATGGGACGTCCGTGAAACAGCGCGTTGTCAACGGCGTACTGACGCAACTCGGTGAACTGGCCCAACAGGTTGAAAGTCCGGCGCTGATTATCGTCGGTCGCGTGGTTGGACTACGCGATAAGCTGAACTGGTTCTCGAATCATTAA
- a CDS encoding DUF2620 domain-containing protein has product MKKIGVAGLQREQIKKTIETVAPGCFEVSIHNDMDAAMKVKSGQLDYYIGACNTGAGAALSIAIAVIGYNKSCTIAKPGIKAKDEHIAKMVAEGKVAFGLSVEHVEHAIPMLVNHLK; this is encoded by the coding sequence ATGAAAAAGATTGGCGTTGCTGGCTTACAGCGTGAGCAGATTAAAAAGACCATCGAAACGGTTGCTCCAGGCTGCTTTGAAGTATCAATTCACAACGATATGGACGCGGCAATGAAGGTGAAATCCGGGCAGCTGGACTACTACATTGGCGCTTGTAACACCGGAGCCGGTGCCGCATTGTCGATTGCCATCGCGGTAATTGGTTACAACAAAAGCTGCACTATCGCCAAGCCGGGCATTAAGGCGAAAGACGAACATATCGCAAAAATGGTTGCGGAAGGGAAGGTGGCTTTTGGCCTCTCCGTCGAACATGTTGAACATGCGATCCCGATGCTGGTTAACCATCTGAAATAA
- the nirD gene encoding nitrite reductase small subunit NirD, whose amino-acid sequence MSQWKNICKIDDILPATGVCALLGTEQVAIFRPYHSDQVFAISNIDPFFESSVLSRGLIAEHQGELWVASPLKKQRFRLSDGLCMEDEQFSVKHYEARVKDGTVQLRG is encoded by the coding sequence ATGAGCCAGTGGAAAAACATCTGCAAAATCGATGACATTCTGCCTGCAACAGGCGTCTGCGCCCTGTTAGGTACAGAGCAGGTTGCTATTTTCCGCCCGTATCACAGCGATCAGGTGTTTGCGATCAGCAACATCGATCCGTTCTTTGAGTCCAGCGTGCTTTCTCGTGGACTGATTGCTGAGCATCAGGGCGAGTTGTGGGTCGCCAGTCCGCTGAAAAAACAGCGCTTTCGTTTAAGCGACGGCTTGTGCATGGAAGATGAACAATTCTCCGTGAAACATTACGAAGCGCGAGTGAAAGACGGCACGGTGCAACTGCGCGGTTAA
- a CDS encoding YhfT family protein, translating to MDLYIQIILVACLTGMTSLLAHRSAAVFHDGIRPILPQLIEGNMNRREAGSIAFGLSIGFVASVGISFTLKTGLLNAWLLFLPTDILGVLAVNSLLAFGLGAIWGVLILTCLLPVNQLLTALPVDVLGSLGELSSPVVAAFALFPLVAIFYQFGWKHSLVAAFVVLMTRVAVVRFFPHLNPESIEIFIGMVMLLAIAIFHDIRHRGDEEMDASGLSVFEERTSRIIKNLPYIAIVGALIAAVASMKIFAGSEVSIFTLEKAYSAGITPEQSQTLVNQAALAEFMRGLGFVPLIATTALATGVYAVAGFTFVYSVGYLAPNPWIAAILGAVVISAEVLLLRSIGKWLGRYPSIRNASDNIRNAMNMLMEMALLIGSIFAAIKMAGYTGFSIAVAIYFLNESIGRPVQKMAAPVVAVMITGILLNILYWCGLFVPA from the coding sequence ATGGATCTGTACATTCAGATTATCCTGGTGGCCTGTCTGACCGGCATGACATCACTTCTGGCGCATCGGTCGGCTGCCGTTTTTCATGATGGAATCCGTCCTATTCTGCCGCAGCTTATTGAGGGGAATATGAACCGCCGTGAGGCGGGGAGTATCGCGTTTGGTCTGAGTATTGGTTTTGTTGCCTCCGTCGGGATCTCGTTCACCCTGAAAACTGGGCTGCTTAATGCGTGGCTGTTGTTTCTGCCAACGGATATTCTCGGCGTGCTGGCGGTTAATAGCCTGCTGGCGTTTGGTCTGGGGGCTATCTGGGGCGTATTGATCCTGACCTGTCTACTCCCGGTGAACCAGTTACTGACGGCATTACCCGTAGATGTGTTGGGTAGCCTCGGGGAGTTGAGTTCTCCGGTGGTAGCGGCATTTGCGCTCTTTCCTCTGGTGGCGATTTTCTATCAGTTTGGCTGGAAGCACAGCCTGGTTGCTGCCTTTGTGGTGTTGATGACTCGCGTGGCTGTCGTTCGTTTCTTCCCACACCTAAATCCGGAATCAATCGAGATTTTCATTGGGATGGTCATGCTGCTGGCGATTGCTATTTTCCACGACATACGCCACCGCGGTGATGAGGAGATGGATGCCAGTGGGCTATCAGTGTTTGAGGAACGAACCTCGCGAATCATTAAAAATCTGCCTTATATCGCCATTGTTGGTGCGCTGATCGCCGCTGTCGCCAGTATGAAGATATTTGCAGGTAGCGAAGTATCTATCTTTACGCTGGAAAAAGCCTACTCGGCGGGGATAACGCCGGAACAGTCGCAAACGCTGGTGAATCAGGCGGCGCTGGCGGAGTTTATGCGCGGGCTGGGTTTTGTGCCGCTGATTGCCACCACCGCGCTGGCGACGGGGGTTTACGCGGTAGCTGGTTTTACCTTTGTTTATTCAGTTGGCTATCTGGCGCCGAATCCGTGGATTGCGGCTATCCTTGGCGCCGTAGTGATTTCAGCGGAAGTGCTGCTGTTACGCTCCATTGGTAAATGGCTGGGTCGCTATCCGTCAATACGCAACGCGTCGGACAATATTCGTAATGCGATGAATATGCTGATGGAAATGGCGCTGCTGATCGGTTCGATTTTTGCCGCAATCAAGATGGCAGGCTATACCGGATTCTCTATTGCGGTTGCCATTTATTTCCTCAACGAATCAATTGGACGCCCGGTGCAGAAGATGGCAGCACCGGTAGTAGCAGTGATGATCACCGGTATTCTGTTGAATATTCTCTATTGGTGCGGGCTGTTTGTCCCGGCCTGA